The following proteins are co-located in the Deltaproteobacteria bacterium genome:
- a CDS encoding TRAP transporter small permease — MRSRCRWMLANLEEWVCVLLMSGMALLGFANVVTRYLGYSLAYTEELLLSMMVWITLMGAAVGFKRNAHLGLSLLRERAPEATRKALAVLSLALTVGTMGAVIVLCTLYQITDEIAMDTRSQALDIPQFYYTLAIPIGGISVIVRAVQASIRNWPQLSRD; from the coding sequence ATGCGATCCCGCTGCCGATGGATGTTGGCCAACCTCGAGGAATGGGTCTGTGTATTGCTGATGAGCGGAATGGCGCTCCTGGGATTCGCCAACGTGGTCACCCGCTATCTGGGCTATTCTCTGGCGTACACGGAAGAACTGCTGCTCTCGATGATGGTTTGGATTACACTTATGGGGGCGGCGGTGGGCTTCAAACGGAATGCCCATCTGGGACTGTCCCTGCTTCGTGAACGGGCCCCGGAGGCGACTCGGAAAGCGCTCGCCGTCCTGTCCCTCGCTCTGACTGTTGGGACCATGGGTGCGGTGATCGTTTTGTGTACGCTGTACCAAATCACCGACGAAATCGCCATGGACACCCGTTCCCAGGCGTTGGACATTCCCCAGTTCTACTACACTCTCGCCATCCCGATCGGAGGGATTTCCGTCATCGTTCGGGCTGTTCAGGCCTCGATCCGAAACTGGCCCCAGTTGTCCAGGGATTAA